The following DNA comes from Gemmatimonadaceae bacterium.
GGACCGACAAGGGCTCGCGCATTCTCAAGATGAGCACCGAGCTCAAGGCCGGTGTGGTGTGGGCGAACACATTCAACAAGTTCGATCCTTCGTCGCCGTTCGGCGGGTACAAGGAGAGCGGGTTCGGGCGTGAGGGTGGTCGCCAGGGACTGCTCGATTACGTGAAGCTCACATGAATCGACTGCCGATAACCAAGACGCCCAAGGTTTACGTCGGCGGTGCGTTCATTCGCTCCGAGAGCGGGCGCACGTTTCCCATCTACGAGGGAAAGGGGACCGACAAGTTCTTCGCCAATGTTCCACAATGTACGCGCAAGGACGTAAGGAACGCCGTCGAGGCCGCCGCCAAAGCGGGCCCCGACTGGGCGAAGCGCACCCCATACAATCGCGGCCAGATCATCTACCGCCTGGGTGAGATGATCGAGAGCAGGAGCGATGAGATGGCGGCGGCGATCACACGCTCGGAGGGCTCGTCGAAGCGAGACGCGGAGAAGGAAGTTGCCGCGACTGTCGACCGGCTGATCTACTACGCGGGCTGGGCGGACAAGTACGAGCAGGTGCTTGGCAACACGAATCCCGTGTCGGGGCCATTCTTCAACTTCACTGTGGCCGAGCCGATGGGAATCGTCGGGGTAATTGCGGGGGATCGCGATCCTTTGTTCGGGTTGATGAGTCAGATTGCGCCTGTGATCGTGAGCGGCAATGTCGTCGTCGCTCTCGCTTCCGAGACACAGCCGTATCCGGCAATCGTGCTCGGCGAGATGCTGGCGACTTCGGATCTTCCGGGCGGGGTCGTCAATCTGCTTACGGGTTATCGACGCGAGCTCGTACCGACGTTCGCGTCGCACACCCACCTG
Coding sequences within:
- a CDS encoding aldehyde dehydrogenase family protein, with the translated sequence MNRLPITKTPKVYVGGAFIRSESGRTFPIYEGKGTDKFFANVPQCTRKDVRNAVEAAAKAGPDWAKRTPYNRGQIIYRLGEMIESRSDEMAAAITRSEGSSKRDAEKEVAATVDRLIYYAGWADKYEQVLGNTNPVSGPFFNFTVAEPMGIVGVIAGDRDPLFGLMSQIAPVIVSGNVVVALASETQPYPAIVLGEMLATSDLPGGVVNLLTGYRRELVPTFASHTHLRGVSAVVGPDERKELKLGAADSVKRVRTRQAEEDVDWYSEKSQGVYEIRDFVEFKTTWHPIGV